A region of Pyxidicoccus parkwaysis DNA encodes the following proteins:
- a CDS encoding T4 family baseplate hub assembly chaperone produces MRVLTAPELMGAWEAGHPHTGPGRALALLCAAFPDVAPERLARLPVGARDALLLSVREGTFGPRVVGLVSCPACGERVELAFEVADVRAAPVEPPPEALDVVHAGYAVRFRLPDSRDLASLLGLDAGRARQRLLGRCVLEVSREGEAVSVAELPGEVVLAVADAMEQADPQARVELVTACPACRHSWPPAFDIGEFFWREVETWAQRTLHEVNVLARTYGWSEERILAMSPWKRQRYLEMAAG; encoded by the coding sequence ATGCGCGTGCTGACCGCTCCAGAGCTGATGGGTGCCTGGGAGGCGGGCCATCCGCACACAGGCCCCGGGCGCGCGCTCGCGCTGTTGTGCGCGGCGTTCCCGGACGTGGCGCCGGAGCGGCTCGCGCGGCTGCCGGTGGGGGCGCGTGACGCGCTCCTGCTGTCGGTACGCGAGGGCACCTTCGGGCCGCGCGTGGTGGGGCTGGTGTCGTGCCCCGCCTGCGGTGAGCGGGTGGAGCTGGCCTTCGAGGTGGCTGACGTCCGCGCGGCACCGGTGGAGCCGCCGCCCGAGGCGCTGGACGTGGTGCATGCGGGGTACGCGGTGCGGTTCCGGCTGCCGGACAGCCGGGACCTGGCGAGCCTGCTCGGGCTGGACGCGGGCAGGGCGCGGCAGCGGCTTCTGGGGCGGTGCGTGCTGGAGGTGAGCCGGGAAGGAGAGGCCGTGAGCGTGGCGGAGCTGCCAGGAGAGGTGGTGCTCGCGGTGGCGGACGCCATGGAGCAGGCGGATCCGCAGGCGCGGGTGGAGTTGGTCACGGCCTGCCCGGCGTGCCGGCACTCGTGGCCTCCGGCGTTCGACATCGGGGAGTTCTTCTGGAGGGAAGTGGAGACGTGGGCTCAGCGCACGCTCCACGAGGTGAACGTGCTGGCGCGGACGTACGGCTGGTCCGAGGAGCGCATCCTCGCGATGAGCCCCTGGAAGCGGCAGCGCTACCTGGAGATGGCGGCGGGATGA
- a CDS encoding phage tail protein — MAQFSVNAQRFDPYKNFKFRVKWDGKYVAGVSKVSALKRTTEVVKHREGGDPSSSRKSPGRTEYEAITLERGVTHDREFEQWANKVWNYGSGLGAEVSLKDFRKEVIIEVYNEAGQLAISYKVFRAWVSEFQALPDLDANANAVAIQTLKLENEGWERDYEVGEPSEPSFLEPPNS, encoded by the coding sequence ATGGCCCAGTTCAGCGTCAACGCGCAGCGGTTCGACCCGTACAAGAACTTCAAGTTCCGCGTGAAGTGGGACGGCAAGTACGTGGCCGGCGTGAGCAAGGTGAGCGCGCTCAAGCGCACCACCGAGGTGGTGAAGCACCGCGAGGGTGGAGACCCGAGCAGCAGCCGCAAGTCTCCCGGCCGCACGGAGTACGAGGCCATCACCCTGGAGCGCGGCGTCACCCACGACCGCGAGTTCGAGCAGTGGGCGAACAAGGTGTGGAACTACGGCTCCGGCCTCGGCGCCGAAGTCTCGCTGAAGGACTTCCGCAAGGAGGTCATCATCGAGGTGTACAACGAGGCCGGTCAGCTCGCGATTTCCTACAAGGTCTTCCGGGCCTGGGTGTCCGAGTTCCAGGCGCTGCCGGACCTGGACGCCAACGCCAACGCCGTCGCCATCCAGACGCTCAAGCTGGAGAACGAGGGCTGGGAGCGCGACTACGAGGTGGGCGAGCCCTCCGAGCCGAGCTTCCTGGAGCCTCCCAACTCGTGA